The Castellaniella sp. genome includes a window with the following:
- a CDS encoding 3-hydroxyacyl-CoA dehydrogenase/enoyl-CoA hydratase family protein, whose translation MQTSQSAPLFVRRVAVCGAGVMGAQIAAHCVNAGVPVVLFDLAKDDGQGSKNAIVARAIAQLKKLSPAPLGVNRLADLITPANYEEDLGLLADCDVVIEAIAERLDWKHDLYHKLAPALNPHAIVASNTSGLSIASLAEALPETLRHRFCGVHFFNPPRYMPLVELIPTAATEPALLDHLETFLVSQLGKGVVRAKDTPNFIGNRIGVFGILSVFHHAQAFDLPYELVDDLTGTRLGRAKSGTYRTADVVGLDTLAHVINTMQEQLPNDPFYAHFGIPPVLAGLIEKGALGQKTKAGFFKKEGKAILRLDPKAGTYVPADEKADDEIKDILKERDPAARLQALHDSDHPQAQFVWAVLRDTFHYSAVHLGDIADSARELDQAMKWGFGHSFGPFEIWQAAGWQRVAGWINDDISAGKTLSSAPLPAWVTSGPVWDTQAVHTPGGSFSPAKNTYVPRSALPVYQRQVGAPRLVGEGPAIVPQVVYENDAVLCWTLPTPHPQDVLITSFKTKMHTLSPDVVRGVIHAVDLAEQGYKALVIGQLEDPFSAGADLKAMLPAFMKGGVKAVEPIQQEMQDMVLRLRYAQVPVVAAVAGLALGGGCELSVHCARRVAHLETYIGLVEVGIGLVPGAGGITYSARRAAEVQAQSAPDAPLLAYIKEFVLAVATARVSKSALEAREIGYLRDSDPIVMNRHELLYVAVREAANLAEQGYRPPLPARFPVAGRDAIATLKAQLVNMHVGGYITDYDFHIAEQVATAICGGDVDPGSLVDEAWMLKLERAAFLGLLANPKTQERIAGLLQTGKPVRN comes from the coding sequence ATGCAAACCAGTCAGTCCGCCCCCCTGTTCGTCCGCCGTGTGGCGGTGTGCGGTGCCGGGGTCATGGGCGCGCAGATTGCCGCCCATTGTGTTAACGCCGGTGTGCCGGTCGTACTGTTCGACTTGGCCAAAGACGACGGCCAAGGCAGCAAGAACGCCATTGTGGCACGCGCTATCGCCCAGCTGAAAAAACTGAGCCCCGCGCCGCTGGGCGTCAATCGCCTGGCCGACCTGATCACCCCAGCCAACTACGAAGAAGACCTGGGTTTACTGGCCGACTGCGACGTGGTCATCGAGGCCATTGCCGAGCGCCTGGACTGGAAGCACGACCTGTACCATAAGCTTGCCCCCGCACTGAACCCGCATGCCATCGTGGCCAGCAATACTTCCGGGCTGTCGATTGCCTCTTTGGCCGAGGCCCTGCCCGAGACCCTGCGTCATCGCTTTTGCGGCGTGCACTTCTTTAACCCACCGCGCTACATGCCGCTGGTCGAACTCATCCCGACGGCCGCCACCGAACCCGCCTTGCTGGATCACTTGGAAACCTTTCTGGTGTCGCAACTGGGCAAGGGCGTGGTGCGCGCCAAGGACACGCCGAACTTCATCGGCAACCGTATCGGCGTCTTTGGCATTTTGTCGGTGTTCCATCACGCGCAGGCTTTTGACCTGCCCTATGAGCTGGTCGATGACCTGACCGGCACGCGCTTGGGCCGGGCAAAATCCGGCACCTATCGCACCGCCGACGTGGTGGGTCTGGACACCCTGGCGCATGTCATCAATACCATGCAGGAACAACTGCCCAACGATCCTTTTTATGCGCATTTCGGTATCCCGCCCGTGCTGGCTGGCCTGATCGAAAAGGGTGCCCTGGGCCAGAAAACCAAGGCCGGCTTCTTCAAGAAAGAAGGCAAGGCCATTTTGCGCCTGGACCCGAAGGCGGGCACCTACGTGCCGGCTGACGAAAAAGCCGATGACGAGATCAAGGACATCCTGAAGGAACGCGACCCGGCTGCCCGCCTGCAGGCCCTGCATGATTCCGATCACCCGCAGGCCCAGTTCGTCTGGGCGGTGCTGCGCGATACTTTCCATTACAGCGCGGTGCACCTGGGCGATATCGCCGACAGCGCGCGCGAACTCGACCAGGCCATGAAATGGGGTTTTGGCCACAGCTTCGGCCCCTTTGAAATCTGGCAGGCGGCGGGCTGGCAGCGTGTGGCGGGCTGGATCAACGACGATATTTCAGCGGGCAAGACCCTGTCTTCCGCCCCCCTGCCTGCTTGGGTCACCAGCGGCCCGGTCTGGGACACACAGGCTGTGCATACCCCGGGTGGCTCGTTTTCTCCGGCCAAAAACACCTATGTACCGCGCAGTGCGTTGCCGGTCTACCAACGCCAGGTGGGTGCTCCCCGCCTGGTGGGCGAAGGCCCGGCCATCGTGCCCCAGGTCGTCTACGAAAACGACGCCGTGCTGTGCTGGACCTTGCCGACTCCGCATCCACAAGATGTGCTGATCACGTCCTTCAAGACCAAGATGCACACGCTCAGTCCCGATGTGGTGCGCGGCGTCATCCATGCTGTCGATCTGGCAGAGCAAGGCTATAAAGCCCTGGTCATCGGTCAGCTTGAAGACCCCTTCTCGGCGGGCGCCGACCTCAAGGCCATGCTGCCCGCCTTCATGAAGGGCGGGGTCAAGGCCGTCGAACCCATCCAGCAGGAAATGCAGGACATGGTGTTGCGTTTGCGCTATGCACAGGTGCCGGTGGTGGCGGCTGTGGCCGGTCTGGCGCTGGGCGGGGGCTGCGAGCTTTCCGTGCATTGCGCCCGTCGCGTGGCGCACCTGGAAACCTATATCGGCCTGGTCGAGGTCGGCATTGGCCTGGTGCCGGGGGCGGGCGGCATCACCTACAGCGCCCGCCGTGCGGCAGAAGTCCAGGCTCAGTCGGCGCCAGACGCCCCGCTGCTGGCTTATATCAAGGAATTCGTCCTGGCCGTAGCCACGGCGCGGGTGTCGAAATCCGCCCTTGAGGCCCGTGAAATCGGCTATCTGCGCGATTCCGATCCTATCGTCATGAATCGTCACGAACTGCTGTATGTCGCGGTGCGTGAAGCCGCCAACCTGGCCGAACAGGGCTATCGTCCGCCGCTGCCCGCACGCTTTCCGGTGGCCGGGCGCGATGCCATTGCTACCCTGAAGGCCCAACTGGTCAATATGCACGTGGGTGGCTACATCACCGACTACGATTTCCATATTGCCGAGCAGGTCGCCACCGCCATTTGCGGTGGGGATGTGGACCCGGGCAGCCTCGTGGATGAAGCCTGGATGCTGAAACTGGAGCGTGCGGCCTTTCTGGGCCTGCTCGCCAACCCCAAGACCCAAGAACGCATTGCCGGGCTGCTGCAAACCGGCAAGCCTGTGCGCAACTAA
- a CDS encoding alpha/beta hydrolase-fold protein, whose translation MCLPGWRRRQGPGDTVASADLLPDSPMSAQAVAGRAGAAAWLRTLDQVRGLIAGDFRLDPGRQVFCGHSLGALFGLYVLLHRPRAFSAYALSSPSVWWGQQYLDRLRRRRLDWLCGQGLPPLGLWLTVGAHEQGLSPQEQADPALDAMTREHRLRQRQSRAMVDGLQNLAADFARCPGLRLHAAVLPGHHHQSASADSLMPGWRWLLSA comes from the coding sequence ATGTGCCTGCCCGGCTGGCGGCGCAGGCAAGGCCCGGGTGATACCGTGGCATCCGCCGATCTGCTGCCGGACAGCCCGATGTCCGCGCAGGCTGTCGCCGGACGCGCGGGTGCAGCGGCCTGGCTGCGCACCTTGGATCAGGTGCGTGGCCTAATTGCCGGTGATTTTCGTCTGGACCCTGGCCGGCAGGTGTTTTGTGGCCATTCACTGGGGGCCTTGTTCGGCTTGTATGTCTTATTGCATCGCCCGCGCGCTTTCAGTGCTTATGCGCTGTCCAGTCCTTCCGTCTGGTGGGGGCAACAGTACCTGGATCGTCTGCGGCGGCGGCGCCTGGACTGGCTCTGCGGCCAGGGCTTGCCCCCGCTGGGCCTATGGCTGACGGTGGGCGCACATGAGCAGGGCCTGAGCCCCCAGGAACAGGCTGATCCTGCCCTGGATGCCATGACGCGTGAACATCGTCTGAGGCAGCGTCAGTCGCGCGCCATGGTGGATGGCCTGCAGAACCTGGCAGCGGATTTTGCCCGCTGCCCCGGCCTGCGGCTGCACGCTGCCGTGCTGCCCGGCCACCACCACCAAAGCGCTTCGGCAGACTCGCTGATGCCTGGTTGGCGGTGGTTATTGTCTGCTTGA
- the ddpX gene encoding D-alanyl-D-alanine dipeptidase, protein MTDLIELTAADGVQISLVYATPDNLAGRPVYAPGARAALRPQAADCLRRAAQAARRAGLMLVVYDAYRPAAAQAIFWATMPDPRYVADAALGSNHTRGVAVDVGLLEASGQPLDMGTDFDDMRDQSHHDRDDLSPEVQRNRHLLLGIMLQAGFCSISTEWWHYELPNAQEYALLPESDMVRVYQTH, encoded by the coding sequence ATGACTGATCTGATTGAATTGACTGCCGCCGATGGCGTGCAGATTTCCTTGGTCTACGCCACGCCGGATAATCTTGCGGGGCGGCCGGTATACGCGCCGGGGGCTCGGGCTGCCTTGCGCCCCCAGGCTGCCGACTGCCTGCGCCGAGCGGCGCAAGCAGCCCGTCGTGCCGGCTTGATGTTGGTCGTTTACGATGCCTACCGGCCCGCAGCCGCTCAGGCCATATTCTGGGCGACGATGCCCGATCCGCGCTATGTGGCCGATGCGGCTTTAGGGTCCAACCACACCCGTGGGGTGGCAGTGGATGTCGGCTTGTTGGAAGCCAGCGGCCAGCCACTGGATATGGGCACGGATTTCGACGATATGCGCGACCAGTCCCATCACGACCGCGACGATCTGTCGCCCGAGGTCCAGCGCAATCGCCACCTGCTGCTGGGCATTATGCTGCAGGCCGGGTTCTGCTCGATTTCCACGGAATGGTGGCACTACGAGTTGCCGAATGCGCAGGAATATGCCTTACTACCGGAGAGCGACATGGTCCGGGTGTACCAGACGCACTGA
- a CDS encoding TonB-dependent siderophore receptor translates to MSVSKNQGRALPPIGLLIALGLGAAPAVAQSPEDVAQLERVVVNAEQELKQTPGASTITAADIQKSPPANNINEIIRTMPGVNLTGNSSSGQRGNNRQIDIRGMGPENTLILIDGKPVSSRGAVRFGWRGERDTRGDTNWVPPEQVERIEVLRGPAAARYGNGAAGGVVNIITKPTADKLSGSVSVYANAPQHGDEGSTARTTFSLTGPISESLDFRLTGSAANFQGDDWDINEGYQSQRGSHPSVKDTFPAGREGFKNRDIRGALSWRPAAGHRLDFEAGYGRDGNVYVGDTQNTNTNANVQAQLGNETNRIYRQAYAITHNGDWNPDTHSLSYLQYETTRNTRVLEGLAGGTEGIFAGNDFGDSDLRTLTAHTELNRRLNWGGIDQMGTFGLEWVRQDLDDGASDLGGRNPSNNKMPAVPFSYQPKIHASIYSVFAEDNLYIGENWTVTPGLRYDYHSIQGSNWSPSLNLSYQVNEQWSVKAGIARAYKAPNLYQNNAGYALYSAGNGCWGNVSGGTTGCFLLGNSGLEAETSINKELGIEFFDPSGLGASLTYFHNDYRNKIEAGRTPVDSFVNSLGDVTNVFQWENVPRAVVQGLEGNLTWPVAQDWLWSTNFTYMIESKNKDTGEHLSTIPKYTINSTLDWTVTPAWSLRAKATVYGEQEGPKYDYYGHPLTGSATDTVPAYALFGLSTQYQVNKNLRVTAGVDNLLDKRIHRRGNAIGVNLGAVNEIQGAGAYTYNQPGRTFYMEVSSAF, encoded by the coding sequence ATGTCTGTCTCCAAAAACCAGGGCCGCGCCCTGCCGCCTATCGGCCTGCTGATTGCCCTGGGCCTGGGTGCCGCGCCTGCCGTGGCGCAATCGCCTGAAGATGTTGCTCAGCTTGAACGCGTCGTCGTCAATGCCGAGCAGGAGTTAAAGCAGACGCCGGGTGCGTCCACCATTACAGCAGCAGACATCCAGAAATCCCCTCCCGCCAACAATATAAACGAGATCATCCGCACCATGCCGGGCGTGAACTTGACTGGCAATTCCTCCAGCGGGCAACGCGGCAATAATCGGCAGATTGATATTCGCGGCATGGGGCCGGAAAATACGCTGATTCTGATCGACGGCAAACCTGTGTCGTCGCGCGGCGCCGTGCGTTTCGGCTGGCGTGGCGAACGCGACACCCGAGGTGACACGAATTGGGTGCCGCCTGAACAGGTCGAACGCATCGAAGTGCTGCGGGGGCCGGCCGCCGCCCGTTATGGCAACGGGGCCGCAGGCGGGGTGGTCAATATCATCACCAAACCGACGGCAGACAAGCTCAGTGGTTCGGTGTCCGTCTATGCCAATGCGCCGCAGCACGGCGACGAAGGGTCTACCGCCCGCACGACCTTCAGTCTGACCGGCCCGATTTCCGAGAGCCTGGATTTTCGCCTGACCGGCAGCGCCGCTAATTTCCAGGGGGACGATTGGGACATCAACGAAGGCTACCAATCCCAGCGAGGCAGCCATCCATCTGTCAAAGACACCTTTCCCGCCGGACGCGAGGGCTTCAAGAACCGCGATATCCGCGGTGCGCTTAGCTGGCGGCCTGCCGCCGGACATCGTCTGGATTTCGAGGCCGGCTATGGCCGCGACGGCAATGTCTATGTGGGCGACACCCAGAACACCAATACCAATGCCAATGTACAAGCCCAACTGGGCAATGAAACCAACCGCATCTATCGGCAGGCCTACGCTATCACCCACAATGGCGACTGGAACCCAGACACTCATAGCCTGAGCTATCTGCAATACGAAACCACCCGCAATACCCGCGTGCTGGAAGGTCTGGCCGGTGGCACCGAAGGCATTTTCGCCGGCAATGATTTTGGTGATTCCGACCTGCGCACCCTGACTGCTCACACCGAACTCAATCGTCGGCTGAACTGGGGCGGTATCGACCAAATGGGGACCTTCGGTCTGGAATGGGTGCGCCAGGACCTGGATGATGGGGCCTCGGATCTGGGCGGGCGTAACCCTTCCAACAATAAGATGCCCGCCGTGCCTTTTTCCTATCAACCCAAGATCCATGCCAGCATTTATTCCGTTTTTGCCGAGGACAACCTGTATATCGGCGAGAACTGGACCGTCACCCCCGGCCTGCGCTACGACTATCACAGCATCCAGGGCAGTAACTGGAGCCCGTCTTTGAACCTGTCCTATCAGGTCAATGAGCAATGGTCGGTCAAGGCCGGCATCGCCCGTGCCTACAAGGCACCCAATCTGTACCAGAACAATGCTGGCTATGCCCTATATAGCGCAGGCAATGGCTGCTGGGGCAATGTGTCGGGCGGGACGACAGGCTGCTTCCTGCTGGGCAATTCGGGCCTGGAGGCCGAAACCAGCATCAATAAGGAACTGGGGATCGAATTCTTCGATCCTTCCGGCTTGGGTGCCAGCCTGACGTATTTCCACAATGATTACCGCAACAAGATCGAAGCCGGCCGTACGCCTGTCGACAGCTTCGTCAACAGCCTGGGCGATGTGACCAATGTGTTCCAGTGGGAAAACGTCCCGCGCGCGGTGGTCCAGGGTCTGGAAGGCAATCTGACCTGGCCGGTGGCTCAGGACTGGCTGTGGTCCACGAACTTCACCTACATGATCGAATCGAAGAACAAGGACACTGGCGAGCATCTGTCCACCATCCCGAAATACACCATCAACAGCACCCTGGACTGGACGGTAACCCCGGCCTGGTCCCTGCGTGCCAAGGCCACGGTCTATGGCGAACAGGAAGGCCCTAAATACGACTACTACGGCCATCCCCTGACGGGCAGCGCCACGGATACCGTCCCGGCCTATGCCCTGTTTGGCCTGAGCACGCAATACCAGGTGAACAAAAATCTGCGCGTCACCGCCGGGGTCGATAATCTGCTGGATAAGCGGATTCATCGACGGGGCAATGCCATTGGCGTGAACCTGGGTGCCGTCAATGAAATCCAGGGAGCCGGTGCCTACACCTATAACCAGCCTGGTCGCACCTTCTATATGGAAGTCAGCAGCGCGTTCTGA
- a CDS encoding acetyl-CoA C-acyltransferase produces the protein MTALQQAYIVAATRTPIGKAPRGMYSHTRPDELLAKVIQGVLAQAPSLDPAAIEDAIVGCAIPEGPQGLNVARIGVVLAGLPHSVGGVTVNRFCASGLTAVAMAADRIRVGEADVMLACGTESMSLVPTMGINTSFSPDVYLNDDNIGIAYGMGATAEQVANRWDISRQDQDAFALRSHQRALAAQQAGEFTDEMLPVDIVRRVPDLRTGEIHESHRIVTLDEGPRADTTLEALARLRPVFAAKGSVTAGNSSQTSDGAGALLVVSERALKEHNLTPLARFVSFAVRGVPPDIMGIGPKEAIPAALKKAGLTLDQMGWIELNEAFAAQSLAVIRDLGLNEDVVNPMGGAIALGHPLGATGAIRSATTIHALRRHNLQYGMVTMCVGSGMGAAGIYERC, from the coding sequence ATGACTGCTTTACAACAAGCCTATATAGTCGCGGCTACCCGCACCCCCATCGGCAAGGCCCCGCGCGGCATGTATTCCCACACCCGGCCGGACGAACTGCTGGCCAAGGTCATCCAGGGCGTGCTGGCCCAGGCGCCCAGCCTGGACCCCGCCGCGATTGAGGATGCCATCGTCGGCTGCGCCATCCCCGAAGGCCCCCAGGGGCTGAATGTCGCCCGCATCGGCGTGGTGCTGGCCGGCCTGCCGCATTCCGTGGGCGGCGTCACGGTCAACCGCTTTTGCGCTTCGGGCCTGACGGCGGTGGCCATGGCGGCTGATCGCATCCGCGTCGGCGAAGCCGATGTCATGCTGGCCTGCGGCACGGAATCCATGAGTCTGGTGCCCACCATGGGCATCAACACGTCTTTCAGCCCCGATGTCTACCTGAATGATGACAATATCGGGATTGCCTACGGCATGGGTGCCACCGCCGAACAAGTCGCCAACCGTTGGGATATTTCGCGCCAGGATCAGGATGCGTTTGCCCTGCGTTCCCATCAGCGTGCCCTGGCGGCCCAGCAGGCGGGCGAATTCACCGATGAAATGCTGCCGGTGGATATCGTGCGCCGAGTGCCGGACCTGCGCACGGGCGAAATCCATGAAAGCCACCGGATCGTGACGCTGGACGAAGGCCCGCGTGCCGATACCACCCTGGAGGCCCTGGCGCGCCTGCGGCCGGTGTTTGCCGCCAAGGGCAGCGTCACGGCAGGCAATAGTTCCCAGACCTCGGACGGCGCCGGCGCCCTGCTGGTGGTGTCCGAACGCGCCCTGAAAGAGCATAATTTGACGCCATTGGCGCGCTTTGTCTCCTTTGCCGTGCGCGGCGTGCCGCCCGACATCATGGGCATTGGTCCCAAGGAAGCCATCCCGGCGGCCCTTAAAAAGGCGGGCCTGACGCTGGATCAGATGGGCTGGATTGAACTCAACGAAGCCTTTGCCGCGCAGTCCCTGGCGGTGATCCGCGATCTGGGCCTGAATGAAGACGTGGTCAATCCCATGGGCGGTGCCATTGCCCTGGGGCATCCGCTGGGGGCAACTGGCGCGATTCGTTCAGCTACCACGATTCATGCCTTGCGCCGCCATAATCTGCAATATGGCATGGTCACCATGTGCGTAGGGTCGGGCATGGGGGCAGCCGGGATTTACGAACGCTGCTGA
- a CDS encoding ABC transporter substrate-binding protein, translating into MQSMIQTRVCRALMAALLGVGALALSGGAWAATPADTLVIGKPADPQTLDPAVTIDNNDWTVTYPAYQRLMRYKQVDGKGSTEVEGDLAASWATSPDNLVWTFTLADGQKFSDGSPVDAKAVQLSFQRLLDKKQGPSEAFPADMLIEAVDANTVRFTLKQPFAPFLYTLANNGASIVNPKAMQRDDADVWLSGNTAGSGPYQLMSWQKGQALSLERNPHYAGSKKPTLDKFVVKIVPESSARRLQLQKGDLDVAEELPVDQLQALKKDPAVRVAEYPSLRVTYLYLNNAKGPLENPDLRHAVVDALDYNGIVDGIMLGQAKPMRGPIPEGMWGHDESLPQPKQDVAAAKSLVDKAGGVKTPLLLRYSTQDPAWEPIALTVQANLNQIGMPVKLEKLANATLRENLGQGNFDISIGNWSPDFADPYMFTSYWFDSDKKGLAGNRSFYSNPQVDQWLREAATLSDQAQRVALYKKVQDQVMKDAAYAYLYQKNYQAGLGANVQGFVFNPMLERVFNVADMTK; encoded by the coding sequence ATGCAATCCATGATTCAGACTCGTGTATGCCGCGCATTGATGGCTGCCCTGCTGGGCGTTGGGGCCTTGGCCCTGTCGGGTGGGGCCTGGGCCGCGACGCCGGCCGACACCCTGGTGATCGGCAAGCCCGCCGACCCCCAGACCCTGGACCCAGCCGTGACAATAGACAACAACGACTGGACGGTCACCTATCCGGCTTATCAGCGCCTGATGCGCTATAAGCAGGTGGACGGCAAGGGTTCCACCGAGGTCGAGGGCGATCTGGCCGCCAGTTGGGCCACATCGCCGGATAACCTGGTCTGGACATTCACTCTGGCCGATGGCCAAAAATTCTCGGATGGCTCGCCAGTAGATGCCAAGGCAGTGCAGCTGTCGTTCCAGCGCCTGTTGGATAAAAAACAAGGCCCGTCCGAAGCCTTTCCGGCCGACATGCTGATCGAGGCCGTGGATGCAAATACCGTGCGCTTCACCCTGAAGCAGCCCTTTGCCCCGTTCCTGTACACGCTGGCCAATAATGGCGCATCCATCGTCAATCCCAAGGCCATGCAGCGCGATGACGCCGATGTCTGGCTGTCGGGCAATACGGCGGGCTCCGGGCCTTACCAGCTGATGTCCTGGCAAAAAGGCCAGGCCCTGTCGCTAGAGCGCAACCCGCACTATGCCGGTTCCAAAAAACCGACACTGGACAAGTTCGTCGTCAAGATCGTGCCTGAATCCTCGGCTCGTCGCCTGCAACTGCAAAAAGGCGATCTGGACGTTGCCGAGGAACTGCCGGTGGATCAGTTGCAGGCCTTGAAAAAAGACCCTGCTGTGCGGGTGGCTGAATATCCCTCGCTGCGGGTTACCTATCTGTACCTGAACAATGCCAAAGGCCCATTGGAAAACCCCGATCTGCGCCATGCGGTAGTGGATGCCCTGGATTACAACGGCATCGTGGATGGCATCATGCTGGGCCAGGCCAAGCCCATGCGTGGCCCTATTCCCGAAGGCATGTGGGGCCATGATGAAAGCCTGCCTCAGCCCAAGCAGGATGTGGCGGCTGCAAAGTCTCTGGTCGATAAGGCGGGTGGGGTCAAGACCCCCTTGCTGCTGCGCTATTCCACCCAGGACCCCGCCTGGGAACCCATCGCCCTGACGGTGCAGGCCAACCTCAACCAGATCGGCATGCCGGTCAAACTCGAAAAACTGGCCAACGCGACGTTGCGCGAGAACCTGGGCCAGGGCAATTTCGACATATCCATCGGCAACTGGAGCCCGGACTTCGCCGATCCGTATATGTTCACCAGCTATTGGTTTGATTCAGATAAAAAAGGGCTGGCGGGGAATCGGTCGTTCTACTCCAACCCCCAGGTTGACCAATGGCTGCGCGAGGCCGCCACCCTCAGCGACCAGGCCCAGCGGGTGGCGCTGTACAAAAAAGTCCAGGATCAGGTCATGAAGGACGCAGCCTACGCCTATCTGTACCAAAAAAACTACCAGGCCGGGCTGGGGGCGAATGTCCAGGGCTTTGTCTTTAACCCCATGCTGGAACGTGTCTTCAATGTTGCCGACATGACGAAATAA
- the pgi gene encoding glucose-6-phosphate isomerase produces the protein MDFAPLTALPEWQRFVQAAHACPGQADGMDLIEAPGLTLDASGQRHSPALLAAGQALLQARGFDEQRRRLLAGEIVNITENRAAWHTVLRAPTAPPEVLAERERMDAWVRRADTERRWRHIVHIGIGGSDWGVRLAVTAFGYAGTWREVRFVANIDGHAIEGGLAGLDPRDTLVVLVSKSFTTTETLENGTRAREWLQAAGLDPASHMVAITAQPERARAWGIPAAQVFQIWDWVGGRFSLWSAVSLTTALSVGIDVLAGLRMGAAAMDAHFAQAPLAVNAPVRMALAGVVNRSILGHGSLNIAPYDSRLVNLVPYVQQLDMESLGKSVDQAGRPVGVPTGPAVWGMPGTDAQHTFFQWLHQGSDGAPVDFILCCHADHHWPGHHRQLLANCLAQREALMRGKTQAQALAECLAEGLSPEQAATLAPHRVHPGGRPNHLIALPRLSPYSLGALLALYEHRVFTQGIIWGIDSFDQWGVEYGKILARGIVQALSPTADAAQDATEHDISTRHWIHQLRG, from the coding sequence ATGGATTTTGCCCCTCTGACTGCGCTGCCCGAGTGGCAGCGCTTTGTGCAGGCCGCCCATGCCTGTCCTGGTCAGGCCGACGGCATGGATCTGATCGAGGCTCCCGGCCTGACGCTGGATGCCAGCGGTCAGCGCCATTCACCCGCTTTGCTGGCGGCCGGGCAGGCCCTGCTGCAGGCGCGCGGCTTTGACGAGCAACGCCGTCGTCTGCTGGCCGGAGAGATCGTCAACATCACTGAAAACCGCGCTGCCTGGCATACGGTGCTGCGCGCTCCTACCGCTCCGCCCGAGGTGTTGGCCGAACGCGAGCGCATGGATGCCTGGGTGCGCCGGGCCGATACCGAACGCCGCTGGCGGCATATTGTGCATATCGGGATCGGGGGTTCGGACTGGGGGGTGCGCCTGGCGGTGACCGCCTTTGGCTATGCCGGGACTTGGCGCGAGGTGCGGTTTGTGGCCAATATCGATGGCCACGCCATCGAGGGCGGCCTGGCGGGCCTGGACCCGCGCGATACCCTGGTCGTGCTGGTGTCGAAGTCCTTTACCACGACCGAAACCCTGGAAAACGGCACGCGTGCCCGCGAATGGCTGCAGGCGGCAGGACTGGACCCGGCCAGCCACATGGTGGCGATTACCGCGCAGCCGGAGCGCGCCCGGGCGTGGGGCATTCCGGCAGCCCAGGTTTTCCAGATATGGGATTGGGTGGGGGGCCGGTTTTCGCTGTGGTCTGCCGTCAGCCTGACCACCGCCCTGTCGGTCGGCATTGATGTGTTGGCGGGCCTGCGCATGGGGGCAGCAGCCATGGATGCACATTTTGCCCAAGCGCCGCTGGCCGTCAATGCGCCTGTGCGGATGGCGCTGGCCGGGGTCGTCAATCGCAGCATCCTGGGACACGGGTCGCTGAATATCGCGCCCTATGATTCCCGCCTGGTCAATCTGGTTCCCTACGTGCAGCAGCTGGACATGGAGTCGCTGGGTAAATCCGTCGATCAGGCGGGCCGCCCCGTGGGGGTGCCCACCGGGCCCGCTGTCTGGGGTATGCCGGGCACCGATGCCCAGCATACTTTTTTCCAGTGGCTGCACCAGGGCAGCGATGGCGCCCCGGTGGATTTCATTCTGTGCTGCCATGCCGATCATCATTGGCCTGGCCACCACCGCCAGCTATTGGCCAATTGCCTGGCCCAGCGCGAAGCCCTGATGCGCGGCAAGACCCAGGCCCAGGCGCTGGCCGAGTGTCTGGCGGAAGGCCTGAGTCCTGAACAAGCCGCCACGCTGGCACCGCACCGTGTTCATCCCGGAGGGCGCCCCAATCATCTGATCGCCTTGCCGCGCCTGTCGCCCTACTCGCTGGGGGCCTTGCTGGCCCTGTATGAGCACCGCGTATTCACACAGGGGATCATCTGGGGCATAGATTCTTTTGATCAATGGGGCGTCGAATACGGCAAGATACTGGCGCGTGGCATTGTGCAGGCTTTGTCGCCAACGGCGGATGCTGCGCAGGATGCCACGGAGCATGATATTTCTACCCGTCACTGGATTCACCAATTGCGGGGCTGA